The following are encoded in a window of Carassius auratus strain Wakin chromosome 6, ASM336829v1, whole genome shotgun sequence genomic DNA:
- the kalrnb gene encoding kalirin RhoGEF kinase b isoform X2, whose protein sequence is MPRWRSFRLPKRTRPLSGGCEQTVVLQDFVAGSVGELSIQSGQTVELLERSGERPGWCLVRTTEHSPPQEGLVPSSTLSVSHSRSSVDMDCFFSPGKENYPVGSSEVKSESAASLQPQTSMTSLPTGSPGPKRSGTTGNTLKKWLTSPVRRLSHGKGDNTNAKKPNNKQRKRDGRKSVELGPQHQDSTEERGRRGVNSGGEEEAEDEPHTPLPPPMEIIKDPSAQEEKTPEPGSFPVLGSVTPSDQTPRDPETEQKNKAMRGRMFVLNEMVQTERDYVKDLGVIVEGFMKRIGEKGVPEDMTGKDKIVFGNIHQIYDWHKEFFLCELEKCLQDHDRLAELFIKHERRLHMYVIYCQNKPRSEFVVAEYDGFFEELQQEVNSRLSISDYLIKPIQRITKYQLLLKDFLKYSTKAGLDCKEIEKAVELMSLVPKQCNDMMNLGRLQGYEGKLTAQGKLLQQDTFFVTEQDSGVLSRSKERRVFLFEQIVIFSELLRKGSSTPGYQFKKSIKVSYLSMEEHVESDPCKFVLSCRGSSERLTLQAANIDIKKEWVQSIRELLDLQINFLTALQNPQEYQKKESGGPLSRQLSNSSRSSSSHPSTPLKPSTTPNGSPAHNPNKHVEELDEGECNGLSSVLVTQDYNAVKEDEICVVVGEKVQILASNQQNMCLVYRPANSQSPAAEGWVPGHVLSSTR, encoded by the exons ATGCCCAGGTGGAGGAGTTTCAGACTACCCAAGAGAACCAGACCT ttgTCGGGTGGCTGTGAGCAGACTGTGGTTCTCCAGGACTTTGTTGCTGGATCGGTGGGTGAGCTGAGCATTCAGTCGGGTCAAACCGTCGAGTTGCTGGAGAGGTCTGGAGAGCGGCCGGGCTGGTGTCTAGTGCGGACCACCGAACACTCGCCCCCTCAGGAGGGTCTGGTTCCCAGCAGCACCCTGTCTGTATCTCACTCCCGCAGTAGTGTTGACATGGACTGCTTTTTCTCACCTGGGAAAG aaaACTATCCTGTGGGAAGTTCAGAGGTCAAATCTGAGTCTGCCGCATCACTGCAGCCGCAGACATCCATGACCTCTCTGCCGACCGGTTCTCCAGGACCTAAACGCTCTGGAACTACTGGAAACACACTAAAAAAATGGCTCACCAGCCCAGTACGACGTCTCAGCCACGGCAAGGGCGACAACACTAATGccaaaaaacccaacaacaaacAGCGTAAACGAGACGGCCGGAAGAGTGTAGAATTGGGACCGCAGCACCAGGACAGCACTGAAGAG AGAGGAAGACGAGGAGTGAACAGTGGAGGAGAGGAAGAGGCTGAAGACGAACCGCACACACCCCTCCCTCCCCCCATGGAGATCATCAAGGACCCCTCCGCTCAGGAGGAGAAG ACTCCAGAGCCAGGGTCTTTCCCAGTGTTGGGTAGCGTCACGCCGTCTGATCAGACGCCCAGAGACCCAGAAACCGAGCAGAAGAACAAGGCCATGAGGGGACGAAT GTTTGTGTTAAATGAAATGGTGCAGACAGAGAGGGACTATGTGAAGGATCTGGGTGTCATAGTGGAG GGCTTTATGAAAAGGATTGGGGAAAAAGGTGTTCCGGAGGACATGACGGGGAAGGATAAGATCGTATTCGGGAACATTCATCAAATCTATGACTGGCATAAAGA gtTCTTCCTCTGTGAACTCGAGAAATGTCTGCAGGACCACGACAGACTGGCTGAGCTGTTTATCAAGCAT GAGAGAAGGTTACACATGTATGTCATCTACTGTCAGAACAAGCCCCGCTCAGAGTTTGTCGTGGCTGAATATGATGGGTTCTTTGAG GAGCTGCAGCAGGAGGTAAACTCCAGACTGTCCATCAGTGATTACCTGATCAAACCCATCCAGAGGATCACCAAATACCAGCTTCTGCTCAAG GACTTTTTGAAGTACAGCACTAAAGCAGGTCTGGACTGTAAAGAGATAGAG AAAGCGGTTGAGCTGATGTCCCTGGTGCCCAAACAATGTAACGACATGATGAACCTTGGACGATTGCAGGGCTACGAG GGGAAGTTGACAGCTCAGGGAAAGTTATTGCAGCAGGACACGTTCTTCGTGACAGAGCAGGACTCTGGCGTTCTGTCCCGCAGTAAAGAGCGCAGAGTGTTCCTCTTCGAACAGATCGTCATCTTCAGCGAGCTGCTTCGGAAGGGCTCGTCAACACCAGGGTACCAGTTTAAAAAGAGCATCAAG GTGAGCTACCTGAGCATGGAGGAACATGTGGAGAGCGACCCCTGTAAGTTTGTGTTGTCGTGTCGCGGATCATCTGAACGACTGACGCTTCAGGCCGCGAACATTGACATCAAGAAAGAGTGGGTCCAAAGCATTCGGGAACTGCTGGACTTGCAGATCAACTTCCTCACAG CTCTCCAGAACCCACAGGAGTACCAGAAGAAGGAGAGTGGAGGTCCTTTGAGCAGGCAGCTGTCCAATAGCAGCCGTTCCTCATCCTCTCACCCCTCCACCCCCCTCAAACCCAGCACCACCCCCAATGGAAGCCCCGCCCACAACCCCAATAAGCATGTAGAG GAGCTGGACGAGGGGGAGTGTAATGGCCTGTCATCGGTGCTAGTGACACAGGATTACAACGCTGTGAAGGAGGACGAGATCTGTGTGGTGGTTGGTGAGAAGGTACAGATCCTGGCGTCCAATCAGCAGAACATGTGCCTGGTTTACCGACCTGCAAACAGCCAATCACCTGCTGCAGAGGGCTGGGTGCCGGGTCATGTGCTCTCCTCGACCCGGTAA
- the kalrnb gene encoding kalirin RhoGEF kinase b isoform X3, whose translation MRSGRSCCSCGVCLSWILGKIRCCDGAENYPVGSSEVKSESAASLQPQTSMTSLPTGSPGPKRSGTTGNTLKKWLTSPVRRLSHGKGDNTNAKKPNNKQRKRDGRKSVELGPQHQDSTEERGRRGVNSGGEEEAEDEPHTPLPPPMEIIKDPSAQEEKTPEPGSFPVLGSVTPSDQTPRDPETEQKNKAMRGRMFVLNEMVQTERDYVKDLGVIVEGFMKRIGEKGVPEDMTGKDKIVFGNIHQIYDWHKEFFLCELEKCLQDHDRLAELFIKHERRLHMYVIYCQNKPRSEFVVAEYDGFFEELQQEVNSRLSISDYLIKPIQRITKYQLLLKDFLKYSTKAGLDCKEIEKAVELMSLVPKQCNDMMNLGRLQGYEGKLTAQGKLLQQDTFFVTEQDSGVLSRSKERRVFLFEQIVIFSELLRKGSSTPGYQFKKSIKVSYLSMEEHVESDPCKFVLSCRGSSERLTLQAANIDIKKEWVQSIRELLDLQINFLTALQNPQEYQKKESGGPLSRQLSNSSRSSSSHPSTPLKPSTTPNGSPAHNPNKHVEELDEGECNGLSSVLVTQDYNAVKEDEICVVVGEKVQILASNQQNMCLVYRPANSQSPAAEGWVPGHVLSSTR comes from the exons ATGCGGAGCGGGAGGTCATGTTGCTCTTGTGGAGTTTGTCTCAGTTGGATTTTGGGAAAGATTCGCTGTTGTGATGGAGCAG aaaACTATCCTGTGGGAAGTTCAGAGGTCAAATCTGAGTCTGCCGCATCACTGCAGCCGCAGACATCCATGACCTCTCTGCCGACCGGTTCTCCAGGACCTAAACGCTCTGGAACTACTGGAAACACACTAAAAAAATGGCTCACCAGCCCAGTACGACGTCTCAGCCACGGCAAGGGCGACAACACTAATGccaaaaaacccaacaacaaacAGCGTAAACGAGACGGCCGGAAGAGTGTAGAATTGGGACCGCAGCACCAGGACAGCACTGAAGAG AGAGGAAGACGAGGAGTGAACAGTGGAGGAGAGGAAGAGGCTGAAGACGAACCGCACACACCCCTCCCTCCCCCCATGGAGATCATCAAGGACCCCTCCGCTCAGGAGGAGAAG ACTCCAGAGCCAGGGTCTTTCCCAGTGTTGGGTAGCGTCACGCCGTCTGATCAGACGCCCAGAGACCCAGAAACCGAGCAGAAGAACAAGGCCATGAGGGGACGAAT GTTTGTGTTAAATGAAATGGTGCAGACAGAGAGGGACTATGTGAAGGATCTGGGTGTCATAGTGGAG GGCTTTATGAAAAGGATTGGGGAAAAAGGTGTTCCGGAGGACATGACGGGGAAGGATAAGATCGTATTCGGGAACATTCATCAAATCTATGACTGGCATAAAGA gtTCTTCCTCTGTGAACTCGAGAAATGTCTGCAGGACCACGACAGACTGGCTGAGCTGTTTATCAAGCAT GAGAGAAGGTTACACATGTATGTCATCTACTGTCAGAACAAGCCCCGCTCAGAGTTTGTCGTGGCTGAATATGATGGGTTCTTTGAG GAGCTGCAGCAGGAGGTAAACTCCAGACTGTCCATCAGTGATTACCTGATCAAACCCATCCAGAGGATCACCAAATACCAGCTTCTGCTCAAG GACTTTTTGAAGTACAGCACTAAAGCAGGTCTGGACTGTAAAGAGATAGAG AAAGCGGTTGAGCTGATGTCCCTGGTGCCCAAACAATGTAACGACATGATGAACCTTGGACGATTGCAGGGCTACGAG GGGAAGTTGACAGCTCAGGGAAAGTTATTGCAGCAGGACACGTTCTTCGTGACAGAGCAGGACTCTGGCGTTCTGTCCCGCAGTAAAGAGCGCAGAGTGTTCCTCTTCGAACAGATCGTCATCTTCAGCGAGCTGCTTCGGAAGGGCTCGTCAACACCAGGGTACCAGTTTAAAAAGAGCATCAAG GTGAGCTACCTGAGCATGGAGGAACATGTGGAGAGCGACCCCTGTAAGTTTGTGTTGTCGTGTCGCGGATCATCTGAACGACTGACGCTTCAGGCCGCGAACATTGACATCAAGAAAGAGTGGGTCCAAAGCATTCGGGAACTGCTGGACTTGCAGATCAACTTCCTCACAG CTCTCCAGAACCCACAGGAGTACCAGAAGAAGGAGAGTGGAGGTCCTTTGAGCAGGCAGCTGTCCAATAGCAGCCGTTCCTCATCCTCTCACCCCTCCACCCCCCTCAAACCCAGCACCACCCCCAATGGAAGCCCCGCCCACAACCCCAATAAGCATGTAGAG GAGCTGGACGAGGGGGAGTGTAATGGCCTGTCATCGGTGCTAGTGACACAGGATTACAACGCTGTGAAGGAGGACGAGATCTGTGTGGTGGTTGGTGAGAAGGTACAGATCCTGGCGTCCAATCAGCAGAACATGTGCCTGGTTTACCGACCTGCAAACAGCCAATCACCTGCTGCAGAGGGCTGGGTGCCGGGTCATGTGCTCTCCTCGACCCGGTAA
- the kalrnb gene encoding kalirin RhoGEF kinase b isoform X4, whose amino-acid sequence MTSLPTGSPGPKRSGTTGNTLKKWLTSPVRRLSHGKGDNTNAKKPNNKQRKRDGRKSVELGPQHQDSTEERGRRGVNSGGEEEAEDEPHTPLPPPMEIIKDPSAQEEKTPEPGSFPVLGSVTPSDQTPRDPETEQKNKAMRGRMFVLNEMVQTERDYVKDLGVIVEGFMKRIGEKGVPEDMTGKDKIVFGNIHQIYDWHKEFFLCELEKCLQDHDRLAELFIKHERRLHMYVIYCQNKPRSEFVVAEYDGFFEELQQEVNSRLSISDYLIKPIQRITKYQLLLKDFLKYSTKAGLDCKEIEKAVELMSLVPKQCNDMMNLGRLQGYEGKLTAQGKLLQQDTFFVTEQDSGVLSRSKERRVFLFEQIVIFSELLRKGSSTPGYQFKKSIKVSYLSMEEHVESDPCKFVLSCRGSSERLTLQAANIDIKKEWVQSIRELLDLQINFLTALQNPQEYQKKESGGPLSRQLSNSSRSSSSHPSTPLKPSTTPNGSPAHNPNKHVEELDEGECNGLSSVLVTQDYNAVKEDEICVVVGEKVQILASNQQNMCLVYRPANSQSPAAEGWVPGHVLSSTR is encoded by the exons ATGACCTCTCTGCCGACCGGTTCTCCAGGACCTAAACGCTCTGGAACTACTGGAAACACACTAAAAAAATGGCTCACCAGCCCAGTACGACGTCTCAGCCACGGCAAGGGCGACAACACTAATGccaaaaaacccaacaacaaacAGCGTAAACGAGACGGCCGGAAGAGTGTAGAATTGGGACCGCAGCACCAGGACAGCACTGAAGAG AGAGGAAGACGAGGAGTGAACAGTGGAGGAGAGGAAGAGGCTGAAGACGAACCGCACACACCCCTCCCTCCCCCCATGGAGATCATCAAGGACCCCTCCGCTCAGGAGGAGAAG ACTCCAGAGCCAGGGTCTTTCCCAGTGTTGGGTAGCGTCACGCCGTCTGATCAGACGCCCAGAGACCCAGAAACCGAGCAGAAGAACAAGGCCATGAGGGGACGAAT GTTTGTGTTAAATGAAATGGTGCAGACAGAGAGGGACTATGTGAAGGATCTGGGTGTCATAGTGGAG GGCTTTATGAAAAGGATTGGGGAAAAAGGTGTTCCGGAGGACATGACGGGGAAGGATAAGATCGTATTCGGGAACATTCATCAAATCTATGACTGGCATAAAGA gtTCTTCCTCTGTGAACTCGAGAAATGTCTGCAGGACCACGACAGACTGGCTGAGCTGTTTATCAAGCAT GAGAGAAGGTTACACATGTATGTCATCTACTGTCAGAACAAGCCCCGCTCAGAGTTTGTCGTGGCTGAATATGATGGGTTCTTTGAG GAGCTGCAGCAGGAGGTAAACTCCAGACTGTCCATCAGTGATTACCTGATCAAACCCATCCAGAGGATCACCAAATACCAGCTTCTGCTCAAG GACTTTTTGAAGTACAGCACTAAAGCAGGTCTGGACTGTAAAGAGATAGAG AAAGCGGTTGAGCTGATGTCCCTGGTGCCCAAACAATGTAACGACATGATGAACCTTGGACGATTGCAGGGCTACGAG GGGAAGTTGACAGCTCAGGGAAAGTTATTGCAGCAGGACACGTTCTTCGTGACAGAGCAGGACTCTGGCGTTCTGTCCCGCAGTAAAGAGCGCAGAGTGTTCCTCTTCGAACAGATCGTCATCTTCAGCGAGCTGCTTCGGAAGGGCTCGTCAACACCAGGGTACCAGTTTAAAAAGAGCATCAAG GTGAGCTACCTGAGCATGGAGGAACATGTGGAGAGCGACCCCTGTAAGTTTGTGTTGTCGTGTCGCGGATCATCTGAACGACTGACGCTTCAGGCCGCGAACATTGACATCAAGAAAGAGTGGGTCCAAAGCATTCGGGAACTGCTGGACTTGCAGATCAACTTCCTCACAG CTCTCCAGAACCCACAGGAGTACCAGAAGAAGGAGAGTGGAGGTCCTTTGAGCAGGCAGCTGTCCAATAGCAGCCGTTCCTCATCCTCTCACCCCTCCACCCCCCTCAAACCCAGCACCACCCCCAATGGAAGCCCCGCCCACAACCCCAATAAGCATGTAGAG GAGCTGGACGAGGGGGAGTGTAATGGCCTGTCATCGGTGCTAGTGACACAGGATTACAACGCTGTGAAGGAGGACGAGATCTGTGTGGTGGTTGGTGAGAAGGTACAGATCCTGGCGTCCAATCAGCAGAACATGTGCCTGGTTTACCGACCTGCAAACAGCCAATCACCTGCTGCAGAGGGCTGGGTGCCGGGTCATGTGCTCTCCTCGACCCGGTAA